From the genome of Papaver somniferum cultivar HN1 chromosome 2, ASM357369v1, whole genome shotgun sequence, one region includes:
- the LOC113350611 gene encoding uncharacterized protein LOC113350611, translating to MADEGHNRALYVTGFIKDSEFKRALVDTGASINIITMKTLKASKFPQNKIIRHPILTTGFEGSQIHIYGYAYIDLKVRPIQSKAKFHVIEQEPDYHMILGRPWIHENKVVPSTYHQCMKALLNNKIVCIAASSSTYALVYDAEFLESQKDIPEPPRKIYSTTLPIWESIEKAANKPSPSGTKLIKSFATPVKRRKDQDTMPRSNFIASHDA from the coding sequence ATGGCAGATGAAGGGCATAATCGAGCCTTATACGTGACAGgttttatcaaagactctgaattcaaAAGGGCTCTCGTTGATACAGGCGCTTCCATAAATATCATTACCATGAAGACTCTTAAAGCATCCAAATTCCCACAGAATAAAATTATTCGCCATCCCATCTTGACGACGggatttgaaggaagccagatccatatatatggatatgcatacatagacctGAAGGTAAGGCCTATTCAATCAAAAGCCAAATTTCATGTGATCGAACAAGAGcctgattaccacatgatacttggaAGACCATGGATCCATGAAAAtaaagtggttccttcaacataccatcaatgcatgaaggctctgctcaaTAACAAGATTGTTTGTATTGCAGCTTCGTCATCTACTTACGCTCTGGTCTATGACGCTGAATTCCTTGAGTCTCAAAAGGACATCCCTGAACCTCCAAGGAAGATCTACAGTACTACACTCCCGATCTGGGAATCCATTGAAAAAGCTGCTAACAAACCATCACCGTCAGGCACTAAACTGATTAAGTCATTTGCTACACCAGTCAAGCGCCGTAAAGATCAGGATACAATGCCAAGATCCAACTTCATAGCCAGTCATGATGCATAA
- the LOC113346736 gene encoding protein DETOXIFICATION 33-like: MDSDLRDRLIEGEGREEDIDEITNCGKFIKESLVENKKLWLLAGPAIFTSVAQYSLGAITQVFAGHLTTLELDAVSVENMVIAGLAFGIMLGMGSALETLCGQAFGAKQYHMLGVYMQRSWIILGVTCLVVLPIYVFATPILRFFGQDEEIAVLAGKFSLYMIPQLFAYGMNFPLQKFLQSQSKVMAMAWISGIALLFHIFLSWLLIVQFQLGLPGAAVSLNVSWWLVVLGQFAYVVMGNCPGAWNGFSWSAFRDLGAFARLSVASAIMLCLEFWYLMFLIVVAGRLRNAAIAVAAISICTNLSGWEFMIFLGFNAAISVRISNELGAGRPRAAKFSILVVVMSAALVGIAFMILILALKNVYALPFTNNPEVAAVVSDLAIIFAFTLLLNSVQPVLTGVAVGAGWQWLIAYVNVGCYYIVGLPLGYVLGSYLDMGVKGVWLGMISGVGLQTLILTGITLGTDWNKEALMAKSRINQWGGSVAPQIQNSVKP; encoded by the exons ATGGATAGTGATTTGCGAGATCGGTTAATCGAAGGAGAAGGAAGAGAGGAAGATATTGATGAGATAACAAACTGTGGAAAATTCATAAAAGAATCACTCGTAGAAAACAAAAAACTATGGTTATTGGCCGGTCCTGCTATATTCACATCCGTTGCTCAGTATTCTCTTGGAGCTATCACTCAAGTTTTTGCTGGTCATCTTACTACTCTTGAGCTTGATGCTGTCTCTGTTGAAAACATGGTCATTGCTGGCCTTGCTTTTGGTATCATG TTGGGAATGGGAAGTGCATTGGAAACGCTATGTGGACAAGCATTTGGAGCGAAACAGTATCACATGCTAGGCGTATACATGCAACGTTCATGGATCATCCTTGGTGTGACTTGTTTAGTTGTTCTACCAATATACGTTTTCGCTACCCCAATTTTGAGGTTCTTTGGACAAGACGAAGAGATTGCAGTTCTTGCTGGGAAATTCTCTCTCTACATGATCCCTCAATTGTTTGCATATGGAATGAATTTCCCATTACAGAAATTCTTACAGTCACAAAGCAAGGTCATGGCTATGGCATGGATATCTGGAATAGCACTTCTGTTTCATATATTCTTAAGTTGGCTTCTCATAGTACAGTTCCAATTAGGGCTACCTGGTGCAGCTGTATCACTCAATGTATCATGGTGGTTGGTGGTGTTGGGCCAATTTGCATACGTTGTTATGGGTAACTGTCCTGGTGCCTGGAATGGTTTCAGTTGGAGCGCATTTCGTGATTTGGGTGCATTCGCTCGACTATCCGTCGCTTCAGCCATCATGTTGTG CCTTGAATTCTGGTATCTGATGTTTCTCATTGTGGTAGCTGGTCGATTAAGGAACGCTGCTATAGCAGTAGCTGCAATATCGATATG CACAAACCTGAGTGGATGGGAATTCATGATTTTCTTAGGGTTCAATGCTGCAATCAGTGTCAGGATTTCTAATGAACTTGGGGCAGGCAGACCAAGGGCAGCCAAATTCTCTATACTAGTTGTGGTGATGTCTGCCGCATTGGTTGGCATAGCTTTCATGATCCTTATCCTGGCTTTGAAAAATGTTTATGCTCTCCCATTTACAAATAATCCCGAAGTCGCCGCTGTCGTCTCTGACCTTGCAATCATTTTTGCATTCACATTGCTGCTCAACAGTGTGCAACCCGTCTTAACAG GTGTTGCAGTAGGAGCTGGTTGGCAATGGTTGATAGCCTATGTGAACGTTGGATGTTACTATATTGTCGGTCTTCCATTGGGATACGTACTTGGTTCTTATCTGGACATGGGCGTGAAG GGAGTTTGGCTTGGAATGATTTCTGGAGTTGGCTTGCAAACTTTGATTCTTACTGGCATTACCCTTGGCACAGATTGGAACAAAGAG GCTCTGATGGCAAAATCTAGGATAAATCAATGGGGAGGATCAGTAGCCCCCCAG ATTCAGAATTCCGTCAAGCCGTGA
- the LOC113346737 gene encoding protein DETOXIFICATION 33-like, protein MDNNLEDRLVEGGGEEDIDEIKTWGQFVKESAIENKKLWLLAGPAIFTTIAQYSLGAMTQVFAGHLTTLELDAVSVENSVIAGLAFGIMLGMGSALETLCGQAFGAKQYHMLGVYMQRSWVILGLTCFVVLPIYVFATPILRFFGQNEEIAVLAGRFSLYMIPQLFAYGLNFPLQKFLQSQSKVMAMAWISGIALLFHIFLSWLLIVQFQLGLPGAAVSLNLSWWVVVLGQFAYVVMGNCPGAWTGFSWSAFHDLGAFARLSIASAIMMCLEFWYLMFLIVVAGQLKNAAIAVAAISICVNLSGWEFMIFLGFNAAISVRISNELGAGRPRAAKFSILVVVMSAAVVGIAFMILILALRNVYALPFTNSPEVAAVVSDLAIIFSFTLLLNSVQPVLTGVAVGAGWQWLIAYVNIGCYYIVGLPLGYLLGSYLDMGVKGVWIGMISGIGLQTLVLTGITLGTNWNKEALMAKSRINKWGGSVAPQMDSQNPNFSKQRDVVF, encoded by the exons atggataaCAATTTGGAAGATCGGTTAGtcgaaggaggaggagaagaagacatTGACGAGATAAAAACTTGGGGACAGTTCGTAAAAGAATCAGcaatagaaaacaaaaaactATGGTTATTGGCTGGTCCTGCTATATTCACAACCATTGCACAGTATTCTCTTGGAGCCATGACTCAAGTTTTTGCTGGTCATCTCACTACTCTTGAACTTGATGCCGTCTCTGTTGAAAACTCGGTCATTGCAGGCCTTGCTTTCGGTATCATG CTGGGAATGGGGAGTGCATTGGAAACACTGTGTGGACAAGCATTTGGAGCAAAACAGTATCACATGCTAGGTGTTTACATGCAACGTTCATGGGTCATCCTTGGTTTGACGTGCTTTGTTGTTCTGCCGATATATGTTTTTGCTACCCCGATTTTGAGGTTCTTTGGACAAAACGAAGAGATTGCAGTTCTTGCTGGGAGATTCTCCCTCTACATGATCCCCCAACTGTTTGCTTATGGGCTGAATTTCCCATTACAGAAATTCTTACAGTCACAAAGCAAGGTCATGGCCATGGCATGGATATCTGGAATAGCTCTTCTGTTTCATATATTCTTAAGTTGGCTTCTCATAGTACAGTTTCAATTAGGGCTACCTGGTGCAGCTGTATCACTCAATTTATCATGGTGGGTAGTGGTCTTGGGCCAGTTTGCATATGTTGTTATGGGTAACTGTCCTGGTGCCTGGACTGGTTTTAGTTGGAGTGCATTTCATGATTTGGGGGCATTCGCTAGGCTCTCCATTGCTTCAGCCATCATGATGTG TCTTGAATTCTGGTATCTGATGTTTCTCATTGTGGTAGCTGGTCAATTGAAGAATGCTGCAATAGCGGTGGCTGCAATATCGATATG CGTAAACCTGAGTGGATGGGAATTTATGATATTCTTAGGGTTCAACGCTGCAATTAGTGTGAGGATTTCAAATGAACTCGGGGCAGGCAGACCAAGGGCAGCCAAGTTCTCTATACTAGTGGTGGTGATGTCTGCCGCAGTGGTTGGCATAGCTTTCATGATCCTTATCTTGGCTCTGAGAAATGTTTATGCTCTCCCATTTACAAATAGTCCTGAAGTCGCGGCTGTTGTCTCCGACCTTGCCATCATTTTCTCTTTCACTTTGCTACTCAACAGTGTCCAACCCGTCTTAACAG GTGTGGCAGTAGGAGCTGGTTGGCAATGGTTGATAGCCTATGTGAACATTGGATGTTACTATATTGTCGGTCTTCCACTGGGATACTTACTTGGCTCCTATCTGGACATGGGTGTAAAG GGAGTTTGGATTGGAATGATCTCCGGAATTGGATTGCAAACTTTGGTCCTTACTGGCATTACCCTTGGCACCAACTGGAACAAAGAG GCTCTAATGGCAAAATCTAGGATAAACAAATGGGGAGGTTCAGTAGCTCCTCAAATGGATAGCCAG AATCCAAATTTTTCCAAGCAAAGAGATGTGGTGTTTTAA